The Mycolicibacterium boenickei genome has a segment encoding these proteins:
- a CDS encoding VOC family protein: MSPTTHRIGIKDIAAVIATKRFDEAKAWYTRLLDREPDLEPVPGVAEWQLTGTAWLQVVTDPGGAGRSAVRFGVDELDTTVAWLRNNGVSATEPQVIADMVAVIDVADPDGNEVSFVAELA, from the coding sequence ATGTCCCCAACTACACACCGCATCGGAATAAAGGACATCGCGGCCGTCATCGCCACCAAAAGATTCGACGAGGCGAAAGCCTGGTACACCCGGTTACTCGACCGGGAACCCGACCTGGAACCGGTTCCAGGAGTCGCCGAATGGCAGCTGACCGGCACCGCGTGGCTACAGGTCGTCACCGATCCTGGCGGCGCCGGTCGATCGGCCGTGCGATTCGGGGTCGATGAACTCGACACCACCGTCGCCTGGCTGCGCAACAATGGTGTCAGCGCGACAGAACCGCAGGTCATCGCCGACATGGTCGCCGTCATCGATGTCGCCGATCCCGATGGGAATGAAGTGTCGTTCGTGGCGGAGCTGGCGTGA
- a CDS encoding HAD family hydrolase produces MGRTLSPPESLEEIGAGPGGPRVGAFFDLDGTLVDGFTATAHAGHRIRQRQAAAGEILGILEASVRYRIGRMPFERLLVRAAGYLRGESLLELDELGEYLFESRIAQRVYPHMRAVVRRHQDRGHTVVLSSSALTIHAEPVARHLGIDHVLCNHFLTDGQGRLTGGIVDPIIWGARKADAVQAFCRVEQVDLAHSYFYADGPEDSALMRLVGHPRPVNPRPGLASAATAQDWPVLNLPRPGGRRRGERRLRPGA; encoded by the coding sequence ATGGGCCGCACGTTGTCGCCACCCGAGTCACTCGAGGAGATCGGCGCCGGTCCGGGTGGGCCGCGGGTGGGCGCCTTCTTCGACCTCGACGGCACATTGGTGGACGGATTCACCGCGACGGCGCACGCCGGTCATCGGATCCGTCAACGGCAGGCGGCCGCCGGTGAGATCCTCGGGATCCTGGAAGCCTCGGTGCGCTATCGAATCGGCCGGATGCCGTTCGAGCGGCTCCTGGTGCGGGCGGCCGGTTATCTGCGCGGCGAATCTCTGCTCGAACTCGACGAACTGGGGGAGTACCTGTTCGAGAGCCGGATCGCCCAGCGCGTCTATCCCCACATGCGCGCCGTGGTGCGGCGCCACCAGGACCGCGGCCACACCGTGGTGTTGAGCTCCTCGGCGTTGACCATCCACGCCGAGCCGGTCGCGCGGCACCTGGGGATCGACCACGTGCTGTGCAACCACTTTCTGACCGACGGCCAGGGCAGGCTCACCGGCGGGATCGTCGATCCGATCATCTGGGGAGCCCGCAAAGCCGATGCGGTACAGGCCTTTTGCCGGGTCGAGCAGGTCGATCTGGCGCACAGCTATTTCTACGCCGACGGACCCGAGGACAGCGCACTGATGCGATTGGTGGGCCATCCACGGCCGGTGAATCCACGGCCGGGTCTGGCCTCGGCTGCCACCGCGCAGGACTGGCCGGTGCTCAACTTGCCGCGACCTGGTGGCCGGCGCCGCGGCGAACGCCGGCTCCGTCCCGGCGCCTAG
- a CDS encoding NAD(P)H-dependent amine dehydrogenase family protein encodes MAIRVAIVGTGNCGRLALIQLIDDPRFELVAVGTSTEAKVGLDAGELAGQGGVTGVTATLGIDAAIAAKPDCLVYCAMGDTRPVEATRDVMAALAAGINVVGSAPGGLQFPWGAMPEKAIARVEEAARAGNSSVFITGVDPGFATDLVPFAIAGTCQRIDQIKTMEIADYATYDGTEVMSIVMGFGNPIDQPGMLFLPGILSAAWGTAIRMLAAGLGVEVEDITEHYELEPAPEDIEVATGVIAKGTVAAMRFQINGMVGGKPVIVVEHVTRVRADLRPDWAQPAQPGGSYRVEITGEPSYVVDICPTSDRGDHNHAAIVAAAGRIVNAIPDVVAAAPGIHTTLDLPLVTGKGLHRLG; translated from the coding sequence ATGGCGATTCGCGTGGCGATCGTCGGCACCGGAAACTGCGGCCGGTTGGCCCTGATCCAGCTCATCGACGACCCCCGGTTCGAACTCGTCGCGGTGGGCACCTCGACCGAGGCGAAGGTCGGCCTGGACGCCGGCGAACTGGCCGGGCAGGGCGGCGTCACCGGGGTCACCGCCACCCTGGGCATCGACGCCGCGATCGCCGCCAAACCGGACTGCCTGGTGTACTGCGCGATGGGTGACACCCGCCCCGTGGAAGCCACCCGCGATGTGATGGCCGCACTGGCCGCCGGGATCAATGTGGTCGGCTCGGCCCCGGGCGGCCTGCAATTCCCCTGGGGCGCCATGCCGGAGAAGGCCATCGCGCGGGTCGAAGAAGCTGCTCGGGCGGGCAATTCAAGTGTGTTCATCACCGGTGTCGACCCCGGCTTCGCCACCGACCTGGTGCCGTTCGCGATCGCCGGTACCTGTCAGCGCATCGATCAGATCAAGACCATGGAGATCGCCGACTACGCCACCTATGACGGCACCGAGGTGATGTCGATCGTCATGGGATTCGGCAATCCGATCGACCAGCCCGGAATGCTGTTCCTCCCCGGAATCCTCAGCGCCGCTTGGGGGACCGCGATCCGGATGCTCGCCGCCGGACTGGGCGTCGAAGTCGAGGACATCACCGAGCACTACGAGTTGGAGCCCGCGCCCGAGGACATCGAGGTCGCGACCGGCGTCATCGCCAAGGGCACGGTGGCGGCGATGCGCTTCCAGATCAACGGCATGGTCGGCGGTAAGCCGGTGATCGTCGTCGAGCACGTCACCCGGGTGCGTGCGGACCTGCGACCGGATTGGGCGCAACCGGCCCAGCCCGGCGGCTCCTACCGCGTCGAGATCACCGGCGAGCCGTCGTATGTCGTGGACATCTGCCCGACCAGCGATCGAGGTGACCACAACCACGCCGCGATCGTGGCCGCGGCCGGGCGCATCGTGAACGCGATCCCCGATGTGGTGGCCGCCGCCCCGGGCATCCACACCACCCTGGACCTGCCGCTCGTTACAGGCAAGGGCCTGCACCGGCTGGGCTAG
- a CDS encoding glucose 1-dehydrogenase has product MGRVDGKVALISGGARGMGAEHARALVAEGGKVVIGDILDDEGKALAAELGDAVRYVHLDVTQEDQWNAAVETATSEFGLLNVLVNNAGIVALGQIGKFDMAQWQKVIDVNLTGTFLGMQACVKAMKAAGGGSIINVSSIEGLRGAAMVHPYVASKWAVRGITKSAALELGSKQIRVNSIHPGFIRTPMTEHFPEDMLSIPLGRPGQPDEVSSFVVFLASDESRYATGAEFVMDGGLVNDVPHKL; this is encoded by the coding sequence ATGGGACGGGTAGACGGAAAAGTGGCACTCATCAGCGGCGGTGCGCGGGGCATGGGTGCCGAGCACGCTCGGGCGTTGGTCGCCGAAGGCGGCAAGGTCGTGATCGGGGACATTCTCGACGACGAGGGCAAGGCATTGGCGGCCGAACTCGGTGATGCGGTCCGCTATGTGCACCTCGACGTCACCCAGGAAGACCAGTGGAACGCTGCGGTGGAGACTGCCACCTCGGAGTTCGGTCTGCTCAATGTGCTGGTGAACAACGCCGGGATCGTCGCCCTCGGTCAGATCGGCAAGTTCGACATGGCCCAGTGGCAGAAGGTGATCGACGTCAACCTCACCGGCACCTTCCTGGGGATGCAGGCGTGCGTCAAGGCGATGAAGGCCGCGGGCGGCGGCTCGATCATCAACGTGTCGTCGATCGAAGGCCTGCGTGGCGCGGCCATGGTGCACCCGTACGTCGCCTCCAAGTGGGCCGTGCGCGGCATCACCAAGTCCGCGGCACTCGAGCTCGGTTCCAAGCAGATCCGGGTCAACTCGATCCACCCCGGCTTCATCCGGACCCCGATGACCGAGCATTTCCCGGAGGACATGCTCAGCATTCCGCTGGGCCGGCCCGGACAGCCCGACGAGGTGTCCAGCTTCGTCGTGTTCCTGGCCAGCGATGAATCCCGCTACGCCACGGGTGCCGAGTTCGTCATGGACGGCGGCCTCGTCAACGACGTCCCGCACAAGCTCTGA
- a CDS encoding glycoside hydrolase family 2 protein: protein MCVADFPPFATPEPPSGRMELAQGWQLASARTVTADGATMSTPGEIDADWHPVKQMPSTVLAALQDDGTYPDLYVGDNLADVPDDLFRQDWWYRTTFTAPQGSSSYRLDFPGINYRAEVWLNGTMIAGSSLLVGMHTIHEIDATQWINPGGVNTLAVKVTPEQALQDIDGVELADSWWDWLNWNRIGYQGPDKNPLRGNSYVADRNAGIFKPVYLSYSGQVVLSDPLVTTELPLPATDSARLTVYSDIRNTADVPMRGVVRARISRPGKPAISVDQPVSLAPGESREIRFDPDTFADLRVGNPDLWWPYTMGKPDLYDLRLEFLRYGRPTDTLDSRFGIRTVAQHRDNDEQYPDLGRGGSFYLTVNGRDFLVRGAAYTPDLLFQYDPRREDAILGYVRDLGLNMLRLEGKFPGDNIIERADELGIPLMYGWMCCNQWEKWWQWDDEDRRVADESMRSQILSLRGHASAFLWANGSDGKPPAPVLAGYHGILRDLHWPNTVVDTVSSLARDANGEPDWDGIHMAGPYTWRPPSYWFSGRYQATRGSNAEQGDNEHIPPFASLQKFIPKDKLWPINEAWYFHAGANPSNAALESIRTAVVQRYGTSRGAEEFARKAQLAHYESTRAQFEAFAAGGWDNHKMTIYWMLNNHWPSFFGHLFDYYLRPGGAYYGAKKGLRPLSVVFDSYATGDHDTAHVSVVNQSPQERTGLRVRVRTYDLIGRMRDDRDAEVPAVPSNGVVPGLSLPRLAADSPVVFVRAELLDENGAVVADNTYWQSQQPDDVGPPVNDQAFDLVQSSWADMTPLNTMAPAQLEVTAHRTEAADGGASVQIRLHNPGRQIAFFERAEITTTHDGDEILPIEYSDNYVTVYPGETVEVTGAVTGSEPEANWVRVSGYNSAPTVVPIDQRARR, encoded by the coding sequence CTGTGCGTCGCCGATTTCCCGCCGTTCGCCACCCCGGAGCCGCCGTCGGGGCGGATGGAACTGGCTCAGGGCTGGCAGCTCGCCTCGGCACGCACCGTGACCGCCGACGGTGCGACCATGTCCACGCCGGGCGAGATCGATGCCGACTGGCACCCGGTCAAGCAGATGCCGTCCACGGTGCTGGCGGCGCTGCAGGACGACGGGACCTATCCGGACCTGTACGTCGGGGACAACCTGGCCGACGTACCCGACGACCTGTTCCGTCAGGACTGGTGGTACCGCACCACGTTCACCGCGCCGCAGGGCAGTTCCAGTTACCGGCTCGATTTCCCGGGTATCAACTATCGCGCCGAGGTGTGGCTCAACGGCACCATGATCGCCGGCAGTTCATTGTTGGTGGGCATGCACACGATCCACGAGATCGACGCGACGCAGTGGATCAACCCCGGGGGCGTCAACACGCTGGCGGTCAAGGTGACGCCCGAGCAGGCGCTCCAGGACATCGACGGCGTCGAGCTGGCCGACAGCTGGTGGGACTGGCTCAACTGGAACCGCATCGGCTACCAGGGCCCGGACAAGAATCCGTTGCGCGGCAATTCCTATGTGGCCGACCGCAATGCGGGCATCTTCAAACCGGTGTACCTGAGCTACTCGGGTCAGGTCGTACTCAGCGACCCGCTGGTCACCACCGAGCTGCCGCTGCCTGCCACCGACTCGGCCCGGCTCACCGTTTACTCGGACATCCGCAACACCGCCGATGTCCCGATGCGCGGCGTGGTGCGGGCGCGCATCAGCCGGCCCGGGAAACCGGCCATCTCGGTGGATCAACCGGTCAGCCTGGCGCCGGGGGAGAGCCGTGAGATCCGGTTCGATCCGGACACTTTCGCGGACCTGCGGGTCGGCAACCCGGACCTGTGGTGGCCGTACACCATGGGGAAGCCCGACCTGTACGACCTGCGGCTGGAATTTCTGCGCTACGGCAGGCCCACCGACACCCTGGATTCCCGGTTCGGCATCCGCACCGTGGCGCAGCACCGCGACAACGACGAGCAGTATCCGGACCTGGGCCGCGGCGGGAGTTTCTACCTGACCGTGAACGGGCGGGATTTCCTGGTCCGGGGCGCGGCCTACACACCCGACCTGTTGTTCCAGTACGACCCGCGGCGTGAGGACGCCATCCTCGGGTATGTCCGCGATCTGGGCCTGAACATGCTGCGGCTGGAGGGAAAGTTCCCGGGCGACAACATCATCGAGCGAGCCGACGAACTGGGCATCCCGCTGATGTACGGATGGATGTGCTGCAACCAGTGGGAGAAGTGGTGGCAGTGGGACGACGAGGACCGGCGGGTGGCCGACGAGAGCATGCGCTCGCAGATCCTCTCGCTGCGCGGGCACGCCTCGGCTTTCCTGTGGGCCAACGGCAGCGACGGGAAGCCGCCTGCGCCGGTGCTCGCGGGCTATCACGGCATCCTGCGCGATCTGCACTGGCCCAACACCGTCGTCGACACCGTGTCGTCGCTGGCCCGCGACGCCAACGGGGAACCTGACTGGGACGGCATCCACATGGCCGGCCCGTACACCTGGCGTCCGCCGAGCTACTGGTTCAGCGGGCGGTATCAGGCCACTCGCGGGTCCAACGCCGAACAGGGCGACAACGAACACATCCCGCCGTTCGCCAGCCTGCAGAAGTTCATCCCGAAGGACAAGCTCTGGCCGATCAACGAGGCCTGGTATTTCCACGCCGGGGCCAACCCGAGCAACGCCGCCCTGGAGAGCATTCGCACCGCGGTGGTCCAGCGGTACGGAACTTCGCGCGGCGCAGAGGAATTCGCCCGTAAGGCGCAGCTGGCCCACTACGAGTCGACCCGCGCACAGTTCGAGGCGTTCGCGGCCGGCGGGTGGGACAACCACAAGATGACCATCTACTGGATGCTCAACAATCACTGGCCGTCGTTCTTCGGACACCTCTTCGACTACTACCTGCGGCCCGGTGGCGCCTACTACGGGGCCAAGAAGGGACTGCGCCCGCTGTCGGTGGTGTTCGACTCCTATGCCACCGGAGACCACGACACCGCGCACGTGAGCGTGGTCAACCAGTCCCCGCAGGAGCGGACCGGACTGCGGGTCCGGGTGCGCACCTACGACCTCATCGGCCGGATGCGCGACGACAGGGACGCCGAAGTGCCTGCCGTGCCGTCCAACGGCGTTGTGCCCGGTTTGTCGCTGCCCCGGCTGGCCGCCGACTCGCCGGTGGTGTTCGTCCGCGCCGAACTGCTCGACGAGAACGGTGCCGTCGTCGCCGACAACACCTACTGGCAGTCGCAGCAGCCGGACGACGTCGGCCCTCCCGTCAACGACCAGGCGTTCGACCTCGTGCAGAGCAGCTGGGCCGACATGACTCCGCTCAACACCATGGCACCGGCGCAGCTGGAGGTGACCGCGCACCGGACCGAGGCGGCCGACGGCGGCGCCAGTGTGCAGATCCGGCTGCACAATCCCGGCCGCCAGATCGCGTTCTTCGAACGCGCCGAGATCACCACGACCCACGACGGTGACGAGATCCTGCCGATCGAGTACTCCGACAACTACGTCACCGTGTATCCGGGGGAGACGGTCGAGGTGACCGGCGCGGTCACCGGATCCGAACCCGAGGCGAACTGGGTCCGCGTCAGCGGCTACAACAGCGCACCCACGGTGGTACCGATCGACCAACGGGCACGACGATAG
- a CDS encoding enhanced intracellular survival protein Eis — MTDKADSPATTLTLHTVTDSDWAGMALLGNTAFGEIGHPDSMSAWQKMVPADGGVVMRAGDDGDIVGQSIYLDLTLTVPGGAVLPAAGISYVAVAPTHRRRGILRSMYTELHQRIADSQYPIAALTASEGGIYGRFGYGPATTVQLVTIDRRFAQFHAAVPDPGGVRLVKPAEHRDTFAEIYDRWRLRTPGGLACPTALWDDVLADRENTREGGSELFAFLHPDGYALYRVHGEESRTLRVREVTAVTTDAYIALWRALLGMDLMEKVSTWTYPGDPLPYLLTNPRLARVTSSSDDLWVRIMNIPAALEARRYQADLDAVLDVADGFRDDGGRFALQIRDGRARCTPTDAPADIELGLDVLGSLYLGSHRPEGFVAANRLRGKDSEAVRRLGAAFASDVPAELGYSF, encoded by the coding sequence GTGACCGACAAAGCGGATTCCCCGGCAACGACCCTCACACTGCACACCGTCACCGACTCCGACTGGGCGGGCATGGCGCTGCTCGGCAACACCGCGTTCGGTGAGATCGGCCACCCCGATTCGATGTCGGCGTGGCAGAAGATGGTGCCCGCCGACGGCGGTGTGGTGATGCGTGCCGGCGACGACGGGGACATCGTCGGGCAGTCGATCTACCTCGATCTCACCCTGACCGTCCCGGGCGGCGCGGTGCTGCCCGCGGCAGGAATCAGCTACGTGGCCGTCGCTCCCACCCATCGGCGGCGCGGGATCCTGCGTTCGATGTACACCGAGTTGCACCAGCGGATCGCCGATTCGCAGTATCCGATCGCCGCACTCACCGCGAGCGAAGGCGGCATCTACGGCCGGTTCGGCTACGGCCCCGCCACCACCGTGCAGCTGGTGACGATCGACCGCAGGTTCGCCCAGTTCCATGCCGCCGTCCCGGACCCGGGCGGGGTGCGCCTGGTCAAACCCGCCGAGCATCGCGACACCTTCGCCGAGATCTACGACCGTTGGCGGCTGCGGACACCGGGCGGGCTGGCGTGCCCGACGGCGCTGTGGGACGACGTCCTCGCCGACCGGGAGAACACCCGGGAAGGCGGGTCCGAATTGTTCGCGTTCCTCCATCCCGACGGCTATGCGCTGTACCGGGTGCACGGCGAGGAGTCCAGGACGCTGCGGGTACGTGAGGTGACCGCGGTGACCACCGATGCCTACATCGCACTGTGGCGGGCGCTGCTGGGCATGGACCTGATGGAGAAGGTGAGTACCTGGACCTATCCGGGCGACCCGCTTCCTTACCTGTTGACCAATCCGCGGCTGGCCCGGGTGACTTCGAGCAGCGACGACCTGTGGGTCCGGATCATGAACATCCCGGCTGCTCTGGAGGCCCGCCGGTATCAGGCCGACCTCGACGCCGTGCTGGACGTCGCCGACGGTTTCCGCGATGACGGTGGACGCTTCGCCCTGCAGATCCGCGACGGCCGGGCCCGGTGTACTCCGACCGACGCTCCGGCGGACATCGAGCTCGGCCTCGACGTGCTGGGCAGCCTGTACCTGGGCAGCCACCGCCCCGAAGGGTTCGTCGCCGCAAACCGGTTGCGGGGCAAGGACTCAGAGGCGGTACGGCGGCTCGGTGCGGCCTTCGCGAGCGATGTTCCGGCCGAACTGGGCTACAGCTTCTGA
- a CDS encoding competence/damage-inducible protein A has product MSARAGIVVTGTEVLTGRVQDRNGPWLADQLLELGVELAHITICGDRPRDIAAQLQFLAAEGVDLIVTSGGLGPTADDLTVATVAEFCGRELVLDEAMEERIAAILRKLIGERPGVDFDAVRAANRKQSMVPAGAEVLAPVGTAPGVVVGGSPTVVVLPGPPRELQPMWHTAVATEAVQQAISGRTQYRQEMVRMFGLAESGLAETLRDAESTIPGFDALEITTCLRRGELEIVTRYEPDSAGTYQDLLTLLRDRHGAALYSEDGTTVDEQVAGLLAGHRIATAESCTAGLLAARLADIPGCSEYFAGGVVSYSNEAKAELLNVDPLLITEYGAVSEQVVESMVAGALHHFGADTAVAISGVAGPDGGSPEKPVGTVCFAVRSGSAAITRTLRLPGNRSDIRERATTVAMHLLRRALTGFGD; this is encoded by the coding sequence GTGAGCGCACGTGCAGGCATCGTCGTTACCGGAACCGAAGTACTCACCGGAAGGGTTCAGGACCGCAACGGTCCGTGGCTGGCCGACCAGCTCCTCGAGCTCGGGGTGGAGCTCGCGCACATAACCATCTGCGGTGACCGTCCTCGTGACATCGCGGCGCAGTTGCAGTTCCTGGCTGCCGAGGGGGTGGACCTGATCGTGACCAGCGGCGGGCTCGGGCCGACCGCCGACGATCTCACCGTGGCGACGGTCGCCGAGTTCTGCGGTCGTGAACTCGTCCTCGACGAGGCCATGGAAGAGCGCATCGCGGCGATCCTGCGCAAGCTGATCGGCGAGCGGCCCGGCGTGGATTTCGATGCGGTCCGCGCCGCCAACCGCAAGCAGTCCATGGTGCCCGCCGGTGCCGAGGTGCTCGCGCCGGTCGGCACCGCACCCGGCGTCGTCGTGGGCGGCAGCCCGACGGTCGTTGTGCTGCCGGGCCCGCCACGCGAGCTGCAGCCGATGTGGCACACCGCCGTCGCGACCGAGGCTGTGCAACAGGCCATTTCGGGCCGCACGCAGTACCGGCAGGAAATGGTGCGGATGTTCGGCCTCGCCGAATCCGGCCTGGCCGAGACCCTGCGGGACGCCGAGAGCACGATCCCGGGTTTCGACGCCCTCGAGATCACCACCTGCCTGCGCCGCGGTGAACTCGAGATCGTCACCCGGTACGAGCCCGACTCGGCAGGCACGTATCAGGACCTGCTGACACTGCTGCGCGACCGGCACGGTGCCGCGCTGTACTCCGAGGACGGCACGACCGTGGACGAGCAGGTGGCCGGACTGCTGGCCGGGCACCGGATCGCCACCGCGGAATCCTGCACGGCCGGACTGCTGGCCGCGCGGCTGGCCGACATCCCGGGCTGCTCGGAATACTTCGCCGGAGGGGTGGTCAGCTACTCGAACGAGGCCAAAGCCGAACTGCTGAACGTGGATCCGCTTCTGATCACCGAGTACGGCGCGGTGTCCGAACAGGTGGTGGAATCCATGGTTGCCGGTGCGCTGCATCATTTCGGGGCCGACACGGCGGTGGCCATCAGCGGTGTCGCGGGCCCGGATGGCGGCAGCCCGGAAAAGCCGGTCGGCACGGTGTGTTTCGCGGTCCGGTCGGGATCGGCCGCGATCACCCGCACCCTGCGCCTGCCGGGCAATCGGTCCGACATCCGGGAACGGGCCACGACGGTGGCGATGCATCTGCTGCGCCGGGCCCTCACGGGATTCGGCGACTAG
- a CDS encoding FAD-dependent oxidoreductase: protein MATIGKHAVVLGASMGGLLAARALAEFFDTVTLVERDVLPDGPVQRRGVPQGRHAHGLLSGGLQALAELFPGLPEELAADGATVLDAANLSLISLTFGGHRLNLDQEPSRPIESYLASRPFLEAHVRDRVRAIDNVRILDGHDAVELLMDDHRRVTSVLAAPRSGGPGQAIAADLIVDAMGRAGRTPAFLESAGFGRPAEDRIAVQVAYSSQLMRFTENPPRDRLTLVGAVPERPCGGSLFAYEDNTWLLTTAGMNGQEPPADLDGMIAFVEDLFPAETIAALRTAQPLGAVATFRYPASVRRRYERMPRFPEGLLVFGDAICSFNPVYGQGMSVAALEALALRDCLTRGADDLGRRFLRAAAGCVNTAWQMACGADLALPQIPGHRPVSVRLSNWYTERVLTAAENDPVVTEAFFRVMNLVDPPSRLMHPAIVRRVATGASRRRGRAVPAPSAPTPEALTPRITA, encoded by the coding sequence ATGGCAACGATCGGCAAACACGCAGTGGTGCTCGGCGCGAGCATGGGCGGACTTCTGGCCGCCCGGGCCCTGGCCGAATTCTTCGACACCGTCACGCTGGTGGAGCGCGACGTACTGCCCGACGGCCCGGTCCAGCGGCGCGGCGTCCCGCAGGGCCGGCACGCGCACGGACTGCTCAGCGGCGGACTACAGGCCCTGGCCGAGCTGTTTCCCGGGCTCCCCGAGGAACTGGCCGCCGACGGTGCGACGGTGCTCGACGCGGCGAATCTTTCCCTCATCTCGCTGACGTTCGGCGGCCACCGGCTCAATCTCGACCAGGAGCCGTCCAGACCGATCGAGTCGTATCTGGCCAGCAGACCGTTCCTGGAGGCACATGTCCGGGACCGGGTGCGCGCCATCGACAACGTCCGCATCCTCGACGGACACGACGCGGTCGAGTTGCTGATGGATGACCACCGGCGCGTGACCAGCGTCCTCGCGGCCCCTCGCTCCGGTGGTCCCGGGCAGGCGATCGCCGCCGATCTGATCGTCGACGCGATGGGCCGCGCCGGACGCACACCGGCGTTTCTGGAGAGCGCCGGATTCGGACGTCCGGCCGAAGACCGGATCGCGGTGCAGGTGGCCTATTCCAGCCAGTTGATGCGCTTCACCGAGAACCCGCCCCGCGACCGGCTCACCCTCGTCGGGGCGGTTCCCGAAAGGCCCTGCGGCGGTTCCCTGTTCGCCTATGAAGACAACACCTGGCTGCTCACCACCGCGGGGATGAACGGCCAGGAGCCGCCTGCCGACCTGGACGGGATGATCGCCTTCGTCGAGGATCTGTTCCCCGCCGAAACCATCGCGGCCCTGCGCACCGCCCAACCGCTGGGGGCGGTGGCGACCTTCCGCTACCCGGCGAGTGTGCGGCGACGCTACGAGCGCATGCCCCGCTTCCCCGAAGGTCTGCTCGTGTTCGGCGACGCGATCTGCAGCTTCAACCCGGTGTACGGGCAAGGCATGTCGGTAGCCGCGCTCGAGGCGCTGGCGCTGCGCGACTGCCTGACCCGGGGCGCCGACGATCTCGGTCGCCGATTCCTGCGGGCCGCTGCCGGATGCGTCAACACTGCATGGCAGATGGCCTGCGGCGCCGATCTGGCCCTGCCCCAGATTCCGGGGCACCGACCGGTATCGGTCCGGCTGTCCAATTGGTACACCGAGCGGGTGCTCACCGCGGCCGAGAACGATCCCGTGGTCACCGAGGCATTCTTCCGGGTGATGAACCTGGTTGACCCGCCCAGTCGGTTGATGCATCCGGCGATCGTGCGGCGGGTGGCGACCGGCGCGTCCCGGCGACGCGGCCGCGCAGTCCCAGCGCCCTCGGCACCAACCCCCGAGGCACTTACACCTAGGATTACTGCTTGA
- a CDS encoding MBL fold metallo-hydrolase → MTNSMTRIRSDLWETRTDTPFPGLTTHSYLWTSGGHNALFYCPAGDADFATLDSLGGVDDQYLSHQDEAGPMLARIAERFGSRLHAPDAERETIGRHRPIDVPLSSRHVDDRGVEVIPTPGHTPGSTSYLVDGAQGRYLFTGDTMFVAADGRWSTFVIPGIGDAGAMADSLHVLASLRPDVVISSAYGARAVTVLDEGAWPACVEEALASIPATR, encoded by the coding sequence ATGACGAACTCGATGACCCGGATCCGGTCCGACCTGTGGGAAACCCGTACCGACACACCGTTTCCCGGTTTGACCACACACTCCTACCTGTGGACGTCCGGCGGGCACAACGCGCTGTTCTACTGCCCGGCCGGAGATGCGGACTTCGCCACGCTGGATTCCCTCGGCGGCGTCGACGATCAATATCTGTCGCACCAGGACGAGGCAGGCCCGATGCTGGCCCGGATCGCCGAGCGGTTCGGTTCCCGGTTACATGCGCCCGATGCCGAGCGCGAGACGATCGGCCGGCACCGCCCGATCGACGTACCGCTGTCGTCCCGCCACGTCGATGACCGCGGCGTCGAGGTGATCCCCACCCCCGGGCACACCCCCGGCAGCACGAGCTACCTGGTCGACGGCGCCCAGGGCCGGTACCTGTTCACCGGGGACACCATGTTCGTCGCCGCCGACGGCCGATGGTCGACGTTCGTGATTCCCGGCATCGGCGATGCCGGAGCCATGGCCGACAGCCTGCATGTGCTGGCGAGCTTGCGGCCCGACGTCGTCATCTCGAGCGCCTATGGGGCGCGTGCGGTCACAGTCCTCGACGAGGGTGCCTGGCCCGCCTGCGTGGAGGAGGCACTGGCATCGATACCGGCGACCCGGTGA